The Streptomyces sp. NBC_00670 genome window below encodes:
- a CDS encoding response regulator transcription factor, translated as MEDRVRVVIAEDSVLLREGLTRLLTDRGHDVVAGVGDGDALIKTITELSADGALPDVVVADVRMPPTHTDEGVRAAVELRRRHPGLGVLVLSQYVEERYATELLADSSRGVGYLLKDRVAEVREFVDAVVRVARGGTALDPEVVAQLLGRSRKQDVLAGLTPREREVLGLMAEGRTNSAVARQLVVSDGAVEKHVSNIFLKLGLSPSDGDHRRVLAVLTYLNS; from the coding sequence GTGGAGGACAGGGTGCGGGTCGTGATCGCGGAGGATTCCGTGTTGTTGCGCGAGGGGCTGACCCGGCTGCTCACCGACCGGGGGCACGACGTCGTCGCCGGGGTCGGGGACGGGGACGCGCTGATCAAGACGATCACCGAGCTGTCCGCCGACGGCGCGCTGCCGGACGTCGTCGTCGCCGATGTGCGGATGCCGCCCACCCACACCGACGAGGGCGTGCGCGCCGCCGTCGAGCTGCGGCGCAGGCACCCCGGGCTGGGCGTGCTCGTGCTGTCGCAGTACGTCGAGGAGCGTTACGCCACCGAACTGCTGGCCGATTCCAGCAGGGGCGTCGGCTACCTGCTCAAGGACCGAGTCGCCGAGGTCCGCGAGTTCGTGGACGCCGTGGTCCGGGTGGCGCGCGGCGGCACCGCCCTGGACCCCGAGGTGGTCGCGCAGCTGCTGGGCCGCAGCCGCAAGCAGGACGTGCTCGCGGGGCTCACCCCGAGGGAGCGCGAGGTGCTGGGGCTGATGGCGGAGGGCCGGACCAACTCCGCGGTCGCGCGGCAGCTGGTGGTGAGCGACGGCGCCGTCGAGAAGCACGTCAGCAACATCTTCCTGAAGCTGGGGCTGTCCCCGAGTGACGGGGATCACCGTCGCGTCCTGGCCGTACTGACGTACCTGAATTCCTAG
- a CDS encoding NADH-quinone oxidoreductase subunit A yields the protein MPEPEQPGQTVVVAADYFSSYSVVGLLAVVGVLFVAVAFGANRLLRPAVPTPEKLLTYECGVDPVGEGWAHTQVRYYVYAFLYVIFAVDSIFLFPWATVFAAPGYGAATLVEMFLFLGFLAVGLLYAYKKGVLTWT from the coding sequence GTGCCGGAGCCGGAACAGCCGGGACAGACGGTCGTCGTCGCGGCGGACTACTTCTCCTCCTACTCGGTCGTCGGACTGCTCGCCGTCGTGGGCGTGCTCTTCGTCGCCGTCGCCTTCGGCGCCAACCGGCTGCTGCGTCCCGCCGTGCCCACGCCCGAGAAACTCCTGACGTACGAGTGCGGCGTCGACCCCGTCGGCGAGGGCTGGGCCCACACCCAGGTCCGCTACTACGTCTACGCGTTCCTCTACGTGATCTTCGCGGTCGACTCGATCTTCCTCTTCCCGTGGGCGACGGTGTTCGCCGCGCCCGGCTACGGCGCGGCGACCCTCGTCGAGATGTTCCTCTTCCTCGGCTTCCTGGCCGTCGGACTGCTCTACGCGTACAAGAAGGGCGTCCTGACATGGACGTGA
- a CDS encoding NADH-quinone oxidoreductase subunit C, giving the protein MTEAGWLPAPVGELFGPDATAEESYDLLTVDVPPTAWITALCTARDTLACTYFDWLSAVDEPGTGFRVSAHVVALSPVRRLLVRTTVPHEAPVLPTAVDVYAGAGWHERETHEMFGVGFEGHPALDHLLLPETFEGHPLRKDFVLAARVAKAWPGAKEPGESEHGGPKRRQMLPPGVPDPNEWGPLRGQLPAAPARPARGARAAGDRPARTPADRPPRRTRTASQGSASQTPGATAPGATAPEATTAAPDAKATPEVTTAPDATAAPAGPTEPQPTEGTEGTAPARPPRRARSAGEGSASQRPDAGGQTPAGPRRTRTASGGSASQRTEPGVTEDANPAPRGSDAPWHHARPAFEDPTPEPPAEPTPEPPAEPRPRQAAPDPESPAPDPEDPTSDPENPAPGPEDPTSDPEDPTSAPEAPAPGPDDDDHPTPGGTQ; this is encoded by the coding sequence ATGACCGAGGCCGGCTGGCTGCCCGCCCCCGTCGGTGAGCTCTTCGGTCCGGACGCCACCGCCGAGGAGTCGTACGACCTCCTCACCGTCGACGTACCGCCCACCGCGTGGATCACCGCGCTGTGCACCGCCCGTGACACCCTTGCCTGCACCTACTTCGACTGGCTCAGCGCGGTCGACGAACCGGGCACCGGCTTCCGCGTCTCGGCCCACGTCGTCGCCCTCTCCCCGGTGCGACGGCTGCTCGTCCGTACGACCGTCCCGCACGAGGCCCCCGTCCTGCCCACCGCCGTGGACGTCTACGCGGGCGCCGGCTGGCACGAGCGCGAGACCCACGAGATGTTCGGCGTCGGCTTCGAGGGCCACCCGGCCCTCGACCACCTGCTGCTCCCCGAGACCTTCGAGGGCCACCCGCTGCGCAAGGACTTCGTCCTCGCCGCCCGCGTCGCCAAGGCGTGGCCGGGCGCGAAGGAGCCGGGGGAGTCGGAGCACGGCGGGCCCAAGCGCCGCCAGATGCTGCCCCCGGGCGTCCCCGACCCGAACGAGTGGGGCCCGCTGAGAGGACAGCTCCCGGCCGCCCCGGCCCGCCCGGCACGCGGCGCCCGCGCGGCCGGCGACCGTCCCGCCCGCACCCCGGCCGACCGCCCCCCACGCCGCACCCGCACGGCGAGCCAGGGCTCGGCGAGCCAGACACCGGGGGCGACGGCTCCCGGTGCGACGGCGCCCGAAGCGACGACGGCGGCGCCCGACGCGAAGGCGACGCCCGAGGTGACGACGGCGCCCGACGCGACGGCGGCGCCCGCGGGGCCGACGGAGCCGCAGCCGACGGAGGGCACCGAGGGCACCGCCCCCGCACGGCCGCCCCGCCGTGCCCGCTCGGCGGGCGAGGGCTCGGCCTCGCAGCGCCCCGACGCCGGGGGCCAAACCCCGGCCGGCCCGCGCCGCACCCGCACCGCGAGCGGCGGCTCGGCCTCCCAGCGCACGGAGCCGGGCGTCACCGAGGACGCGAACCCCGCCCCCCGCGGCTCCGACGCCCCCTGGCACCACGCCCGCCCGGCCTTCGAGGACCCCACCCCCGAACCGCCGGCCGAGCCCACCCCCGAACCGCCCGCCGAGCCGCGCCCGCGGCAAGCCGCTCCCGACCCGGAGAGCCCGGCCCCCGACCCGGAGGACCCGACCTCCGACCCGGAGAACCCGGCCCCCGGCCCGGAGGACCCGACCTCCGACCCGGAGGACCCGACCTCCGCCCCGGAGGCCCCGGCCCCCGGCCCGGACGACGACGATCACCCCACCCCCGGAGGCACGCAGTGA
- a CDS encoding sensor histidine kinase, whose protein sequence is MATQYGQGYGAGTGYEQGPGQGYGPGYGSGGRERRHRLPAGLRAPFEGRSWREFSYLMLSLPLSIIMFTLAVTMVSLGAGLLVTFVGIPLLAATLATCRGFGTLERARARALLGLDVAEPGPLRPRERGVLAWTGAVFRSGSSWRHLLYALLHLPWAVFAFAVALSFWAYGWAMLTYPLWFWVFPMWAGQGGIQLFGDEAHRVYLDNPFEIGVTALVGLLFTMATPWIVRGLTTVDRVLVYGLLGPSRLSARVVELESDRGVVVDTAAADLRRIERDLHDGAQARLVALAMDLGLAKEKVTEDPRAAARMVEEAHGEVKTALQELRDLARGIHPAVLTDRGLDAALSAVASRCTVPVRVEVDLPARPAPAIEGIAYFTVCELLQNISKHSGARRGVVDVWRVEDRLMVQVEDDGVGGADAGTGSGLAGLAERLDAVDGILVVDSPVGGPTRVTAELPWRT, encoded by the coding sequence ATGGCCACGCAGTACGGGCAGGGCTACGGGGCGGGGACGGGGTACGAGCAGGGCCCCGGGCAGGGGTACGGGCCCGGGTACGGCTCCGGGGGGCGGGAGCGGCGGCACCGGCTGCCGGCCGGGCTGCGGGCGCCGTTCGAGGGGCGGAGCTGGCGCGAGTTCTCGTACCTCATGCTCAGCCTCCCGCTCAGCATCATCATGTTCACGCTGGCCGTGACGATGGTGTCGCTCGGGGCCGGGCTGCTGGTCACCTTCGTCGGCATCCCGCTGCTCGCGGCGACGCTCGCCACCTGCCGCGGCTTCGGCACGCTGGAGCGGGCGCGGGCGCGGGCCCTGCTGGGCCTCGACGTGGCCGAGCCGGGGCCGCTGCGGCCCCGGGAGCGGGGGGTGCTGGCCTGGACGGGGGCGGTGTTCCGCAGCGGCTCCTCGTGGCGGCATCTGCTGTACGCGCTGCTGCACCTGCCGTGGGCGGTGTTCGCGTTCGCCGTCGCGCTGAGCTTCTGGGCGTACGGCTGGGCGATGCTGACGTATCCGCTGTGGTTCTGGGTCTTCCCGATGTGGGCCGGGCAGGGCGGCATCCAGCTGTTCGGCGACGAGGCGCACCGCGTCTACCTCGACAACCCGTTCGAGATCGGCGTGACGGCGCTGGTGGGGCTGCTGTTCACGATGGCCACGCCGTGGATCGTGCGCGGGCTGACCACCGTCGACCGGGTGCTGGTGTACGGGCTGCTCGGGCCGTCGCGGCTGTCGGCGCGGGTGGTGGAGCTGGAGTCGGACCGGGGGGTCGTCGTCGACACGGCGGCGGCGGATCTGCGGCGGATCGAGCGCGATCTGCACGACGGGGCGCAGGCGAGGCTGGTGGCGCTGGCGATGGACCTGGGGCTGGCGAAGGAGAAGGTCACCGAGGATCCGCGGGCGGCGGCGCGGATGGTGGAGGAGGCGCACGGCGAGGTGAAGACGGCGCTGCAGGAGCTGCGGGACCTGGCGCGCGGGATTCACCCGGCGGTGCTGACCGACCGGGGGCTCGACGCGGCGCTGTCGGCGGTGGCGTCGCGGTGCACGGTGCCGGTGCGGGTGGAGGTCGACCTGCCGGCGCGGCCGGCGCCGGCGATCGAGGGGATCGCGTACTTCACGGTGTGCGAGCTGTTGCAGAACATCAGCAAGCACAGTGGGGCGCGGCGGGGGGTCGTGGACGTGTGGCGGGTGGAGGACCGGCTGATGGTGCAGGTGGAGGACGACGGAGTGGGCGGGGCCGACGCGGGGACGGGGTCGGGGCTCGCGGGGCTGGCGGAGCGGCTGGACGCGGTCGACGGGATCCTGGTGGTGGATTCCCCGGTGGGCGGGCCCACGAGGGTGACGGCGGAGTTGCCCTGGCGGACGTGA
- a CDS encoding NADH-quinone oxidoreductase subunit B has protein sequence MDVTPTPSGGSQSVFLPDPTPAPSGSTASSGPSGALEPRRLGTLARLAPEPMKVVLNWGRRYSLWVFNFGLACCAIEFIAASMSRHDFMRLGVIPFAPGPRQADLMVVSGTVTDKMAPAVKRLYEQMPEPKYVISFGACSNCGGPYWDSYAVTKGVDQIIPVDVYVPGCPPRPEALLQGIIKLQEKIARESLGERYGEAGAARPSTAALRSGLVRPPGAVGGAEPAGTAGGAASSGAAEGSEGAGRSEGPEGSGGGAR, from the coding sequence ATGGACGTGACCCCCACCCCTTCCGGCGGCTCCCAGTCGGTGTTCCTGCCGGATCCCACGCCGGCCCCTTCCGGGTCGACGGCCTCGTCCGGGCCGTCGGGCGCGCTCGAGCCCCGGCGGCTCGGCACGCTGGCGCGGCTGGCGCCCGAACCCATGAAGGTGGTCCTGAACTGGGGCCGCCGCTACTCGCTGTGGGTCTTCAACTTCGGACTCGCCTGCTGCGCCATCGAGTTCATCGCCGCGTCGATGTCCCGCCACGACTTCATGCGGCTCGGCGTGATCCCCTTCGCGCCGGGGCCGCGCCAGGCCGACCTGATGGTCGTCTCCGGCACGGTGACGGACAAGATGGCGCCCGCCGTGAAGCGGCTGTACGAACAGATGCCCGAGCCGAAGTACGTCATCTCCTTCGGCGCCTGCTCCAACTGCGGCGGCCCGTACTGGGACTCGTACGCCGTCACCAAGGGCGTCGACCAGATCATCCCCGTGGACGTCTACGTCCCCGGCTGCCCGCCCCGCCCGGAGGCGCTGCTCCAGGGGATCATCAAGCTCCAGGAGAAGATCGCCCGCGAGTCGCTCGGGGAGCGGTACGGGGAGGCTGGCGCGGCGCGCCCGTCGACGGCCGCGCTGCGGTCGGGGCTGGTACGGCCTCCGGGGGCGGTGGGGGGTGCGGAGCCTGCCGGGACCGCCGGGGGTGCCGCGAGCAGCGGGGCCGCCGAGGGCTCGGAGGGTGCCGGCCGTTCCGAGGGCCCCGAGGGCTCCGGGGGAGGCGCGCGATGA
- a CDS encoding sensor histidine kinase produces MTEHLTTPTAGTEGPAATAGTAADGARLPPARLALTGQTWREIAHLLGNLPMALVGFVYSVTLLTVGSGLAVTVIGFPLLALGLAGARQLGRVERARARALLGVRVAEPTPLPVLAGGRWSRRLWLALKDPVGWRTVLYDVIRLPWAVFTFTVTVVSLFLLWPVLPFLTRGLTNVDRVMVRALLSPSDELERRIRELESDRGFVVDTAAADLRRIERDLHDGAQARLVNLAMGLGLAKEKLLEDPDAAAAMVDEAHGEVKLALQELRDLARGIHPAVLTDRGLDAALSSVASRCTVPVKVAVELAVRPAAAIEGIAYFTVSELLQNISKHSGARSAAVDVWRSENRLLIQVWDDGRGGARLDGGTGMAGLADRLGAVDGLFVIDSPEGGPTTVTAELPWWDRDGHREGAGRGSGTRPK; encoded by the coding sequence ATGACCGAACACCTGACGACACCGACAGCGGGGACAGAGGGGCCGGCGGCGACAGCCGGGACCGCCGCGGACGGCGCGCGGCTGCCGCCCGCGCGCCTCGCCCTCACCGGGCAGACCTGGCGGGAGATCGCGCATCTGCTGGGGAACCTGCCGATGGCCCTCGTCGGCTTCGTCTACTCGGTGACGCTGCTCACCGTGGGGTCGGGGCTGGCGGTGACCGTGATCGGGTTCCCGCTGCTGGCCCTCGGGCTGGCCGGCGCCCGGCAGCTCGGCCGGGTGGAGCGGGCCAGGGCGCGGGCGCTGCTCGGCGTGCGGGTGGCGGAGCCGACGCCGCTGCCCGTGCTGGCGGGGGGCCGCTGGAGCCGCCGGCTGTGGCTGGCGCTGAAGGATCCGGTGGGCTGGCGGACGGTGCTGTACGACGTCATACGGCTGCCGTGGGCGGTCTTCACCTTCACCGTGACGGTGGTGTCGCTGTTCCTGCTGTGGCCCGTGCTGCCGTTCCTCACCCGTGGGCTGACCAATGTGGACCGGGTGATGGTGCGCGCGCTGCTCTCCCCCTCCGACGAGCTGGAGCGGCGGATCCGCGAGCTGGAGTCCGACCGCGGCTTCGTGGTGGACACGGCGGCGGCGGACCTGCGGCGGATCGAGCGCGATCTGCACGACGGGGCGCAGGCCCGGCTGGTCAATCTGGCGATGGGACTCGGTCTGGCCAAGGAGAAGCTGCTGGAGGACCCGGACGCGGCCGCGGCGATGGTCGACGAGGCGCACGGCGAGGTGAAGCTGGCCCTCCAGGAGCTGCGGGACCTGGCGCGCGGCATCCACCCGGCGGTCCTCACCGACCGGGGCCTGGACGCGGCGCTGTCCTCGGTCGCCTCGCGCTGCACGGTACCGGTGAAGGTCGCCGTCGAGCTGGCCGTCCGGCCGGCGGCCGCGATCGAGGGGATCGCCTACTTCACCGTCTCCGAGCTGCTGCAGAACATCAGCAAGCACAGCGGGGCGCGGTCGGCGGCGGTCGACGTGTGGCGGAGCGAGAACCGGCTGCTGATCCAGGTGTGGGACGACGGCCGGGGCGGGGCGCGGCTCGACGGCGGTACGGGCATGGCGGGGCTCGCGGACCGGCTCGGCGCGGTCGACGGACTGTTCGTCATCGACTCACCGGAGGGCGGCCCGACGACGGTCACGGCGGAACTGCCGTGGTGGGACCGGGACGGCCACCGGGAGGGGGCGGGCCGGGGCTCCGGGACGCGCCCGAAGTAA